From a single Methanofollis sp. W23 genomic region:
- the eif1A gene encoding translation initiation factor eIF-1A: MSNFRNNRNKKKKKNMNDGEVVRVRLPNRKKKEMFASADLMLGANHIRVRCFDGTTRVGRIKGKIKKRVWIREGDTLIVVPWDFQAEKCDIIYRYTRPQVDWLRGHGYL; encoded by the coding sequence CTGAGTAATTTCCGAAACAACAGAAACAAAAAAAAGAAGAAGAACATGAATGACGGAGAGGTCGTACGGGTCCGCCTGCCGAACAGGAAGAAAAAGGAGATGTTTGCCAGCGCAGACTTGATGCTCGGCGCCAACCATATCCGTGTCCGCTGTTTCGACGGCACGACCCGTGTCGGCAGGATCAAGGGAAAGATCAAAAAGCGCGTCTGGATCCGGGAAGGCGACACCCTGATCGTCGTGCCCTGGGACTTCCAGGCCGAAAAGTGCGATATCATCTACCGCTATACCCGTCCGCAGGTGGACTGGCTCCGCGGTCACGGATACCTGTAA